A DNA window from Pseudomonas sp. B21-056 contains the following coding sequences:
- a CDS encoding MetQ/NlpA family ABC transporter substrate-binding protein: protein MKKLLVAFAAAAAFSAHADTLTVAATPVPHAEILEFVKPALAKEGVDLKVKVFTDYIQPNVQVAEKRLDANFFQHQPYLDEFNKAKGTNLVAVTGVHLEPLGAYSSKYKKLEELPGGANVVIPNDATNGGRALLLLAKGGVIKLKDANNILSTTKDIVDNPKDLKFRELEAATIPRVLTQVDLALINTNYALEAKLDPSKDALVIEGSDSPYVNILVAREDDKDSEAMKKLAAALHSPEVKAFILEKYKGAVLPAF, encoded by the coding sequence ATGAAGAAGTTACTGGTTGCCTTCGCTGCCGCTGCAGCGTTTTCCGCCCACGCCGACACCCTGACCGTCGCGGCAACGCCGGTGCCACACGCGGAAATCCTCGAATTCGTCAAACCGGCGCTGGCCAAGGAAGGCGTGGACCTCAAGGTCAAGGTCTTCACCGACTACATCCAGCCGAACGTACAGGTTGCGGAAAAGCGCCTGGACGCCAACTTCTTCCAGCACCAGCCGTACCTGGATGAATTCAACAAGGCCAAGGGTACCAATCTGGTAGCCGTGACTGGCGTGCACCTGGAACCCCTGGGCGCTTATTCGAGCAAGTACAAGAAGCTCGAAGAACTCCCTGGCGGCGCCAACGTAGTGATCCCGAACGACGCCACCAACGGCGGCCGTGCGCTGTTGCTGCTGGCGAAGGGCGGGGTGATCAAGCTGAAGGATGCGAACAACATCCTGTCGACCACCAAGGACATCGTCGATAACCCCAAGGACCTGAAATTCCGCGAACTGGAAGCGGCGACCATTCCACGTGTACTGACCCAGGTTGACCTGGCGTTGATCAACACCAACTACGCGTTGGAAGCCAAACTGGATCCGTCCAAGGATGCGCTGGTGATCGAAGGCAGCGACTCGCCTTACGTGAACATCCTGGTGGCGCGTGAGGATGACAAGGACAGCGAGGCGATGAAGAAGCTGGCGGCTGCGTTGCATAGCCCGGAAGTGAAGGCTTTTATTCTGGAGAAGTACAAAGGCGCGGTGTTGCCGGCGTTTTGA
- a CDS encoding methionine ABC transporter permease, with amino-acid sequence MEFFANIDWLEIWLATGDTFLMLFGSLLFTVLLGLPLGVLLFLCSPRQLLEARGVYALLSLIVNILRSLPFIILLIVMIPFTVLITGTSLGVAGAIPPLVVGATPFFARLVETALREVDRGIIEATQAMGATTRQIIVNALLPEARPGIFAAITVTAITLVSYTAMAGVVGAGGLGDLAIRFGYQRFQTDVMVVTVVLLLVLVQVLQTVGDKLVVHFSRK; translated from the coding sequence ATGGAATTTTTTGCAAACATCGACTGGCTGGAAATCTGGCTGGCAACCGGCGACACCTTCCTGATGCTGTTCGGCTCGCTGCTGTTCACCGTGCTGCTCGGCCTGCCGCTGGGGGTGCTGCTGTTCCTGTGCAGCCCGCGCCAGTTGCTCGAGGCCCGCGGCGTTTATGCGCTGCTGTCACTGATCGTCAACATCCTGCGCTCGCTGCCGTTCATCATCCTGTTGATCGTGATGATCCCGTTCACGGTGTTGATTACCGGCACCTCGCTGGGCGTGGCTGGCGCAATTCCACCGCTGGTGGTGGGCGCGACGCCGTTCTTCGCCCGCCTGGTGGAAACCGCCCTGCGCGAAGTCGACCGCGGCATCATCGAAGCGACCCAGGCCATGGGCGCCACGACCCGGCAGATCATCGTCAACGCCTTGCTGCCGGAAGCCCGTCCGGGCATCTTTGCGGCGATTACGGTGACAGCGATTACGCTGGTGTCCTACACGGCCATGGCCGGTGTAGTCGGTGCCGGTGGCTTGGGCGACCTGGCGATCCGGTTCGGTTACCAGCGTTTCCAGACCGATGTCATGGTCGTGACGGTCGTGTTGCTGCTGGTGCTGGTCCAGGTCCTGCAAACCGTGGGCGACAAATTGGTTGTGCATTTTTCTAGAAAATAA
- a CDS encoding methionine ABC transporter ATP-binding protein, with amino-acid sequence MIEFQNVHKTYRVAGKDIPALHPTSLTIENGQVFGLIGHSGAGKSTLLRLINRLEDASGGKIIVDGEEITALDANGLRRFRQQVGMIFQHFNLLASKTVADNVALPLTLAGELSRSEIDQRVAELLARVGLSDHAKKYPAQLSGGQKQRVGIARALATKPKILLCDEATSALDPQTTASVLQLLAEINRELKLTIVLITHEMDVIRRVCDEVAVMDAGVIVEQGPVAEVFLHPKHPTTKRFVQEDEQIDEGEQRDDFAHVPGRIVRLTFQGDATYAPLLGTVARETGVDYSILAGRIDRIKDTPYGQLTLAITGGDMEAAFARFTAADVHMEVLR; translated from the coding sequence GTGATCGAGTTTCAAAACGTCCATAAAACCTACCGGGTCGCCGGTAAGGATATCCCCGCCCTGCATCCGACCAGTCTGACGATTGAGAACGGTCAGGTCTTCGGCCTGATCGGTCATTCCGGCGCAGGAAAAAGTACCCTGCTGCGTCTGATCAATCGCTTGGAAGACGCCAGCGGCGGCAAGATCATCGTCGACGGTGAAGAAATCACCGCCCTCGACGCCAACGGCCTACGGCGCTTCCGTCAGCAGGTCGGGATGATTTTCCAGCACTTCAATCTGCTGGCCTCCAAAACCGTGGCCGACAACGTCGCGCTACCGCTGACATTGGCCGGCGAATTGTCCCGCAGCGAAATCGACCAACGAGTGGCCGAGTTGCTGGCCCGGGTAGGCCTGTCCGACCACGCTAAAAAATACCCGGCGCAGTTGTCCGGCGGCCAGAAGCAGCGCGTCGGCATCGCCCGCGCCCTTGCGACCAAGCCCAAGATCCTGCTGTGCGACGAGGCCACCAGTGCCCTGGACCCACAGACCACCGCATCGGTGCTGCAACTGCTGGCCGAGATCAACCGCGAGCTGAAGCTGACCATCGTGCTGATCACCCATGAGATGGACGTGATCCGCCGGGTTTGCGATGAAGTGGCGGTGATGGACGCCGGCGTCATCGTCGAGCAAGGGCCGGTGGCCGAGGTGTTCCTGCATCCCAAGCACCCGACCACCAAGCGTTTCGTCCAGGAAGACGAGCAGATTGACGAAGGCGAACAGCGCGACGATTTTGCCCACGTACCGGGGCGCATCGTGCGTCTGACGTTCCAGGGCGACGCGACCTACGCGCCATTGCTCGGCACCGTCGCCCGGGAAACCGGCGTGGACTACAGCATCCTGGCCGGCCGTATCGACCGCATCAAAGACACCCCCTACGGGCAACTGACCCTCGCCATCACTGGCGGTGACATGGAAGCGGCGTTCGCCCGCTTCACCGCGGCCGATGTCCATATGGAGGTGCTGCGCTGA
- the katE gene encoding catalase HPII: protein MSTDKPAGTQSQLAGTDTLDRGNTNAKLDSLEPFRADATEQALRTNQGVKIADNQNTLRAGARGPSLLEDFIMREKITHFDHERIPERIVHARGTGAHGYFQCYEAHSALTKAGFLQDPSKKTPVFVRFSTVQGPRGSGDTVRDVRGFAVKFFTDEGNFDLVGNNMPVFFIQDAIKFPDFVHAVKPEPHNEIPTGGSAHDTFWDFVSLVPESAHMVIWAMSDRAIPKSLRSMQGFGVHTFRMINAEGRSSFVKFHWRPTVGTCSLVWDEAQKLAGKDTDYHRRDLWEAIEMGDYPEWEFGVQIVAEEDEHKFDFDLLDPTKIIPEELVPITPLGKMVLNRNPDNFFAEVEQVAFCPGHIVPGIDFSNDPLLQGRLFSYTDTQISRLGGPNFHELPINRAITPVHNGQRDAMHRTTIDKGRTSYEPNSIDGGWPKETPPGPQDGGFESYPERIDAHKIRQRSDSFGDHFSQARLFYKSMSPHEQEHIIAAYSFELGKVEREFIRARQVNEILANIDLELAARVAKNLGLPAPTACTVDVPTPSLEKSPALSQANLLSGDIKTRKVAVLVANGVDGAIIDALKQALKAEGAHAKILGPTSAPVTTADGQTLPVDASMEGLPSIAFDAVFVPGGVQSIQALSTDGVALHYLLEAYKHLKAIALNGEARQLLVLLKLEADAGLIPDVDVGKFADFFAAIALHRVWAREPKAKGIPA from the coding sequence ATGAGCACCGACAAGCCCGCCGGCACCCAGAGCCAACTGGCCGGCACCGACACCCTGGATCGCGGCAACACCAATGCCAAGCTCGACAGCCTCGAACCGTTTCGCGCCGACGCCACCGAACAGGCGTTGCGCACCAATCAGGGCGTGAAGATCGCCGACAACCAGAACACTCTCCGCGCTGGCGCCCGTGGGCCCTCGCTGCTGGAAGACTTCATCATGCGTGAAAAGATCACGCATTTTGACCATGAGCGTATCCCGGAGCGCATCGTTCATGCCCGGGGCACTGGGGCTCATGGCTATTTCCAGTGCTATGAAGCGCATTCGGCGCTGACCAAGGCGGGTTTCCTACAGGACCCGAGCAAAAAGACGCCAGTATTCGTGCGTTTTTCCACCGTGCAAGGGCCACGGGGTTCCGGCGACACGGTGCGGGATGTGCGTGGTTTTGCCGTGAAGTTCTTCACCGACGAAGGCAACTTCGACCTGGTGGGCAACAACATGCCGGTGTTTTTCATTCAGGACGCGATCAAGTTTCCCGACTTCGTCCATGCGGTTAAACCCGAACCCCATAACGAGATTCCTACCGGTGGCTCGGCCCACGACACCTTCTGGGATTTTGTCTCGCTGGTGCCGGAATCAGCTCATATGGTCATCTGGGCGATGTCCGACCGGGCCATTCCCAAAAGCCTACGAAGCATGCAAGGCTTTGGCGTGCATACCTTCCGCATGATCAACGCCGAAGGCCGCAGCAGCTTCGTCAAATTCCACTGGCGGCCCACAGTCGGTACCTGTTCATTGGTGTGGGACGAAGCCCAGAAGCTGGCCGGTAAAGATACCGACTACCATCGTCGCGATCTGTGGGAAGCGATCGAGATGGGCGACTACCCGGAATGGGAATTCGGCGTGCAGATCGTTGCCGAGGAAGACGAGCATAAATTCGACTTCGACCTGCTCGACCCGACCAAAATCATTCCTGAAGAACTGGTGCCTATCACGCCATTGGGCAAGATGGTGCTGAACCGCAACCCGGATAACTTCTTTGCCGAAGTGGAGCAGGTCGCTTTCTGCCCTGGGCATATCGTGCCCGGTATCGACTTTTCCAACGATCCCTTGCTGCAAGGTCGACTCTTTTCCTACACCGACACGCAAATCAGCCGACTCGGTGGGCCGAATTTTCATGAGTTGCCGATCAACCGTGCGATCACTCCGGTACACAACGGCCAACGTGACGCCATGCACCGCACCACCATCGACAAGGGGCGTACCTCCTACGAGCCGAACTCCATCGACGGCGGCTGGCCGAAGGAAACCCCACCCGGTCCGCAGGACGGTGGCTTCGAGAGCTACCCGGAACGCATCGACGCCCACAAGATCCGCCAGCGCAGTGACTCGTTCGGGGACCATTTCTCCCAGGCGCGGCTGTTCTACAAGAGCATGAGCCCCCACGAGCAGGAGCACATCATCGCGGCCTATAGCTTCGAACTGGGCAAGGTCGAGCGGGAGTTCATCAGGGCGCGCCAGGTCAACGAGATCCTTGCCAACATCGATTTGGAGCTGGCGGCGCGGGTGGCGAAAAACCTTGGGTTGCCGGCACCCACGGCCTGCACGGTGGATGTACCGACGCCTTCGTTGGAGAAGTCCCCGGCTCTGAGCCAGGCGAACCTGCTGTCCGGTGACATCAAGACCCGCAAGGTCGCGGTGCTGGTGGCGAACGGCGTCGATGGGGCGATCATCGATGCGCTCAAGCAGGCGCTGAAGGCTGAGGGCGCCCATGCCAAAATCCTTGGGCCGACCTCCGCGCCGGTGACCACTGCCGATGGGCAAACCCTACCGGTGGATGCGTCCATGGAAGGCTTGCCGTCGATTGCCTTTGACGCAGTGTTCGTACCGGGTGGCGTGCAATCGATCCAGGCCTTGAGCACTGATGGTGTGGCGTTGCATTACCTGCTGGAAGCCTACAAACACCTGAAGGCTATTGCCCTGAATGGCGAAGCCAGGCAATTGCTGGTGTTGTTGAAGCTGGAGGCGGATGCGGGGCTGATTCCGGATGTGGATGTCGGGAAGTTCGCGGACTTCTTTGCGGCGATTGCCCTGCATCGGGTTTGGGCGCGGGAGCCCAAGGCCAAGGGAATTCCGGCTTGA
- a CDS encoding PA5502 family lipoprotein, translating to MKPFASRYLLLVAFSLLLGACKSSPPVTAAPDTRGPAIAQLEQSLAGNELATAEDQLATLQAQTPDDPALEPYQRQLAEAYLRRSQIDLQKGDVNAAATALSRARALMPKAPALTGEVNGAIAQARKVELDKAEAALQAAETKPVAKVIDPSAESTTVALNINDIQKMRRQLDAIAADVVNFQCDVTVQAPRTDDYPWLANLLSKRVKKLDPGFDLKLRKQILRSVPAQLVLTPRKS from the coding sequence ATGAAGCCGTTCGCCTCCCGTTATCTGCTCCTTGTCGCATTTTCCTTGCTGCTGGGGGCTTGCAAGAGTTCGCCGCCAGTGACCGCAGCGCCCGATACCCGGGGCCCGGCCATCGCACAACTGGAACAAAGCCTGGCCGGCAATGAGCTGGCCACCGCTGAAGATCAATTGGCCACATTGCAGGCCCAGACGCCCGACGATCCAGCGCTGGAGCCCTATCAGCGGCAACTGGCCGAGGCGTATCTGCGCCGCAGCCAGATCGATCTGCAAAAAGGTGATGTAAACGCCGCCGCCACTGCCCTGAGCCGTGCCCGCGCCCTGATGCCCAAGGCGCCAGCACTGACCGGTGAAGTCAACGGCGCGATCGCCCAGGCCCGTAAGGTCGAGCTGGATAAAGCCGAAGCTGCCCTCCAGGCTGCCGAAACCAAACCGGTGGCCAAGGTGATCGACCCCAGCGCCGAAAGCACCACGGTTGCGCTGAATATCAACGATATCCAGAAAATGCGCCGCCAATTGGATGCCATTGCCGCTGATGTGGTGAATTTTCAGTGTGATGTCACTGTCCAGGCGCCGCGCACCGATGACTATCCGTGGCTGGCGAACTTGCTGAGCAAGCGGGTTAAAAAGCTCGATCCGGGGTTTGATTTGAAACTGCGCAAACAGATTTTGCGCAGCGTGCCGGCGCAGTTGGTGCTGACTCCGCGTAAATCCTGA
- the znuB gene encoding zinc ABC transporter permease subunit ZnuB has product MADFLLYALLAGLALALVAGPLGSFVVWRRMAYFGDTLSHAALLGVALGFLLDISPTVAVTVGCLLLAVVLVTLQQRQPLASDTLLGILAPSTLSLGLVVLSFMHEVRIDLMAYLFGDLLAISPTDLAWILGGSAAVLLLLVALWRPLLAVTVHEELARVEGLPVTGLRLALMLLIAVVIAVAMKIVGVLLITSLLIIPAAAAQRHARSPEQMALGASLLGMLAVCGGLALSWFKDTPAGPSIVISAAALFLLSFVLPRRGV; this is encoded by the coding sequence ATGGCTGATTTTCTGCTGTACGCCCTGCTCGCAGGCCTGGCCCTCGCGCTGGTGGCCGGCCCCCTGGGCTCGTTCGTGGTCTGGCGGCGCATGGCCTATTTTGGCGATACCTTGTCCCACGCGGCATTGCTCGGCGTGGCGCTGGGATTCCTGTTGGACATCAGCCCCACGGTGGCGGTGACCGTCGGCTGCCTGTTGCTGGCGGTGGTGCTGGTGACCTTGCAACAACGCCAGCCGCTGGCGTCCGATACGCTGCTGGGCATCCTGGCGCCCAGCACCCTGTCCCTCGGGCTGGTGGTCTTGAGCTTCATGCATGAAGTGCGGATCGACCTGATGGCCTATCTGTTCGGCGACCTGCTGGCTATCAGCCCGACGGACCTGGCCTGGATCCTGGGTGGCAGCGCAGCCGTCCTGCTGTTGCTGGTGGCGCTCTGGCGACCATTACTGGCCGTCACCGTCCATGAAGAACTGGCCCGGGTCGAAGGCCTGCCCGTGACAGGACTGCGGCTGGCGCTGATGCTGCTGATCGCTGTGGTGATTGCCGTGGCGATGAAAATCGTCGGTGTGTTACTGATTACGTCATTGCTGATCATTCCGGCGGCCGCGGCACAACGTCACGCCCGTTCGCCGGAGCAGATGGCACTGGGCGCGAGCCTGCTGGGCATGCTTGCGGTGTGTGGCGGCTTGGCACTTTCCTGGTTCAAGGACACCCCGGCCGGCCCGTCGATCGTGATCAGCGCCGCGGCGTTGTTTCTGCTGAGTTTTGTCCTGCCCCGTCGAGGGGTGTAG
- the znuC gene encoding zinc ABC transporter ATP-binding protein ZnuC — protein MSNALIRLEQVAVTFAGQNVLDNIHLSVEPGQIVTLIGPNGAGKTTLVRAVLGLLKPDSGSVWRKPKLRVGYMPQKLHVDPTLPLSVLRFLRLVPGVDRGRALAALNEVGAEQVIDSPVQSISGGEMQRVLLARALLREPELLVLDEPVQGVDVAGQAELYSLITRLRNRHGCGVLMVSHDLHLVMSTTDQVVCLNRHVCCSGHPEQVSGDPAFVELFGKNAPSLAIYHHHHDHAHDLHGSVVIGAPVTPHVHGDGCKHG, from the coding sequence ATGAGCAATGCCTTGATCCGCCTCGAGCAGGTGGCCGTGACGTTCGCCGGGCAGAACGTGCTGGACAACATCCACCTGAGCGTCGAACCGGGGCAGATCGTCACCCTGATCGGCCCCAACGGCGCCGGCAAGACCACCTTGGTGCGCGCCGTGCTGGGTCTGCTCAAACCGGACAGCGGCAGCGTCTGGCGCAAACCGAAGCTGCGGGTCGGCTACATGCCGCAGAAGCTCCACGTCGATCCAACATTGCCGCTTTCGGTATTGCGCTTCCTGCGCCTGGTGCCTGGCGTGGATCGCGGACGGGCCTTGGCGGCGCTCAACGAAGTCGGTGCCGAGCAAGTGATCGACAGTCCGGTGCAGAGCATCTCCGGCGGCGAAATGCAGCGCGTGCTGCTGGCCCGCGCCCTGCTGCGCGAACCTGAGCTGCTGGTGCTCGACGAGCCGGTACAAGGGGTCGACGTGGCCGGCCAGGCCGAGCTCTACAGCCTGATCACTCGCCTGCGCAACCGTCACGGCTGCGGCGTGCTGATGGTCTCCCATGATCTTCACCTGGTCATGAGCACCACCGACCAGGTGGTCTGCCTCAATCGTCACGTCTGCTGTTCCGGGCATCCCGAGCAGGTCAGCGGCGACCCGGCGTTCGTCGAGCTGTTCGGCAAGAACGCACCCAGCCTGGCGATCTATCACCACCACCATGACCACGCCCATGACCTGCACGGTTCGGTGGTCATCGGTGCACCTGTTACCCCCCACGTTCATGGAGATGGCTGCAAGCATGGCTGA
- the zur gene encoding zinc uptake transcriptional repressor Zur, which translates to MPITPLASRPHDHSHCVHSALSEADAICARQGLRLTALRRRVLELVWQSHKPLGAYDILAVLSEQDGRRAAPPTVYRALDFLLENGLVHRISSLNAFVGCNHPEHAHQGQFLICRECHAAIELEQKSISDAIVASAKEVGFMVDSQTVEVVGLCSGCQGA; encoded by the coding sequence ATGCCTATTACACCCCTCGCCAGTCGTCCCCACGATCACTCCCACTGCGTGCACAGCGCGCTGTCCGAGGCCGATGCCATCTGTGCGCGGCAGGGGCTGCGCCTGACCGCCTTGCGGCGGCGCGTGCTGGAACTGGTCTGGCAAAGCCACAAGCCGTTGGGTGCCTACGACATCCTGGCGGTCCTCAGTGAACAGGATGGCCGCCGTGCCGCGCCGCCCACGGTTTATCGAGCGCTGGATTTCCTGCTGGAAAACGGGCTGGTACACCGCATCTCCTCCCTGAACGCCTTCGTCGGCTGCAATCATCCAGAGCATGCCCACCAGGGCCAGTTCCTGATCTGCCGCGAATGCCACGCCGCCATCGAGTTGGAGCAGAAGTCCATCAGCGACGCTATCGTCGCCAGCGCCAAGGAGGTCGGCTTCATGGTCGACAGCCAGACCGTCGAAGTGGTCGGTCTCTGCTCCGGTTGCCAGGGGGCTTGA
- a CDS encoding zinc ABC transporter substrate-binding protein — protein MSRFFSLFVAFVASFLLIGPAQAEVKVLTSIKPLQLIAAAVQDGVAVPEVLLPPGASPHHYALRPSDVRKVQSVDLLYWIGPDMEGFLPRVLNGRTLPSVAVQELPGLKLRHFAEDSQSHTDDDGDEHDHDHRPGTIDAHLWLSPINARVIAAKMAADLSAADPANAARYQSNLQGFNQRLDALDTRLKSRLAGIAGKPYFVFHEAFDYFEDTYGLKHAGVFAVAAEVQPGAQHVAAMRTRLQAVGKTCVFSEPPLRPRLAETLVAGLPVKLAELDALGGYTPATAQGYEQLLEKLGNDLAGCLESL, from the coding sequence GTGTCCCGATTTTTTTCGCTCTTTGTCGCTTTTGTCGCAAGTTTTCTGCTGATCGGCCCGGCTCAGGCTGAGGTCAAGGTCCTCACCAGCATCAAGCCGCTGCAACTGATTGCCGCTGCGGTGCAGGACGGCGTGGCCGTTCCGGAAGTGCTGCTGCCGCCCGGTGCTTCGCCTCACCACTACGCCTTGCGGCCCTCCGACGTGCGCAAGGTGCAGTCGGTGGACCTGCTCTACTGGATCGGGCCGGACATGGAAGGTTTCCTGCCACGGGTGTTGAACGGTCGTACGCTGCCTTCCGTCGCGGTGCAGGAGCTGCCGGGGCTCAAATTGCGGCATTTTGCCGAGGACAGCCAATCCCATACCGACGATGACGGCGACGAGCATGATCATGACCATCGTCCCGGCACGATCGACGCCCATTTGTGGCTTTCACCGATCAATGCACGGGTGATCGCCGCCAAGATGGCCGCTGACCTGAGCGCTGCCGACCCGGCCAATGCCGCCCGTTATCAAAGCAACCTCCAGGGCTTCAACCAGCGTCTTGATGCCTTGGACACGCGTCTGAAGTCTCGTCTGGCCGGGATTGCGGGCAAGCCCTACTTCGTGTTCCACGAAGCGTTCGATTATTTCGAAGACACCTATGGTCTCAAGCACGCCGGGGTGTTTGCCGTGGCTGCCGAGGTCCAGCCCGGTGCCCAGCATGTGGCGGCGATGCGCACGCGCTTGCAGGCTGTGGGTAAGACCTGCGTGTTCAGCGAACCGCCCCTGCGCCCGCGCCTGGCCGAAACCCTGGTGGCCGGCTTGCCGGTGAAGCTCGCAGAGCTGGATGCGCTGGGCGGCTACACCCCGGCGACGGCGCAGGGGTATGAGCAGTTGCTGGAAAAGCTGGGGAATGATTTGGCGGGGTGCCTGGAGTCGTTGTAA
- a CDS encoding homoserine kinase, protein MSVFTPLARPELETFLAPYGLGRLLDFQGIAAGSENTNFFISLEQGEFVLTLVERGPVQEMPFFIELLDVLHEAALPVPYALRTTDGVALRELAGKPALLQPRLAGKHIKQANAQHCAQVGELLAHLHLATQANMIKRKTDRGLDWMQEEGAKLLSHLDTEPRRLLKAALDEIALQKTGILALPRANIHADLFRDNAMFEGTHLTGLIDFYNACSGPMLYDVAIALNDWCSDDDGVLDGPRARALLGAYAALRPFTAAEAELWPTMLRVACVRFWLSRLIAAESFAGQDVLIHDPMEFQHRLAQRQDVHTPLPFAL, encoded by the coding sequence ATGTCTGTGTTCACCCCCCTGGCTCGGCCCGAGCTGGAAACCTTTCTCGCCCCTTACGGGCTCGGCCGCCTGCTTGATTTCCAGGGGATCGCCGCTGGCAGCGAAAACACCAATTTCTTTATCAGCCTGGAGCAGGGCGAATTCGTCCTGACCCTGGTCGAGCGCGGCCCGGTGCAGGAAATGCCGTTCTTCATCGAGCTGCTCGATGTCCTGCATGAGGCCGCCCTGCCAGTGCCTTATGCCTTGCGCACCACCGACGGCGTTGCGCTCAGGGAGCTGGCCGGCAAACCCGCGCTGCTGCAACCGCGCCTGGCCGGCAAGCACATCAAGCAGGCCAACGCGCAGCATTGCGCCCAGGTCGGCGAGTTGCTGGCGCATCTGCACCTGGCCACCCAGGCCAACATGATCAAGCGCAAGACCGATCGCGGCCTGGACTGGATGCAGGAGGAGGGCGCAAAGCTGCTGTCACACCTCGATACCGAGCCCCGTCGGCTGTTGAAAGCGGCGCTGGACGAAATCGCGCTGCAGAAAACCGGCATCCTCGCGCTGCCCCGCGCCAACATCCACGCGGACCTGTTCCGCGACAACGCCATGTTCGAAGGCACACACCTGACCGGGTTGATCGACTTCTACAACGCCTGTTCCGGGCCGATGCTGTATGACGTCGCCATTGCCCTGAACGACTGGTGTTCGGATGACGACGGTGTGCTCGATGGCCCCAGGGCGCGGGCGTTGCTGGGGGCTTATGCAGCCCTGCGGCCCTTCACCGCCGCCGAGGCCGAGCTATGGCCGACCATGCTGCGCGTGGCCTGCGTGCGGTTCTGGCTGTCACGCTTGATCGCCGCCGAATCCTTTGCCGGGCAGGATGTGTTGATTCACGATCCGATGGAGTTCCAGCACCGGTTGGCGCAGCGGCAGGATGTTCATACGCCGCTGCCTTTTGCCTTATAA
- a CDS encoding DUF2782 domain-containing protein, giving the protein MRTLNRLLLAGLFAITPLTVMAADDAPSADPDVTIRTEGDKTIQEYRQNGFLYAIKVTPKHGKPYFLVRADGTDANFIRSDQPDMLIPSWKIFEWK; this is encoded by the coding sequence ATGCGTACACTAAATCGCCTGTTACTGGCTGGCTTGTTTGCGATCACCCCGCTTACCGTCATGGCGGCGGACGACGCACCTTCGGCGGACCCGGACGTCACCATTCGCACGGAAGGCGACAAGACCATTCAGGAGTACCGGCAAAACGGTTTCCTGTATGCGATCAAGGTCACGCCCAAGCACGGCAAGCCTTATTTCCTGGTACGCGCCGACGGCACTGATGCAAACTTCATCCGTTCGGACCAACCGGATATGCTGATCCCGTCGTGGAAGATCTTCGAGTGGAAGTAG